A single Anopheles arabiensis isolate DONGOLA chromosome 2, AaraD3, whole genome shotgun sequence DNA region contains:
- the LOC120908468 gene encoding cohesin subunit SA-1 translates to MHRRGGKRIRMNDPPVEYEETEQLYQNEPLNESWSSGGHDDGAHAEESGEPSRGRMTRLRARGGVPLKAPIIEDDDDDDFFGKEQQQKKRKAPRKPRETVPKEHHERPPRVYREREEREERVVVTDRESTTDESSLYYILRHSKSPIATIVDDWIERYKADKDSALIALMNFFVHASGCKGKITPEMQQGMEHSGIIRKMTEEFDEDSHEYPLMMSGQQWKKFKMNFCDFVQTLVKQCQYSIIYDQFLMDNVISLLTGLSDSQVRAFRHTATLAAMKLMTALVDVALLVSVQFDMAARQYETERTKPRDKRAADRLESLMARRSELEENMDEIKNMLTYMFKSVFVHRYRDTLPDIRAICMSEIGIWMMKFSSNFLDDSYLKYIGWTLHDKVGDVRLKCLQALLPLYENEELKGKLELFTSKFKDRIVAMTLDKEYEAAVHAVKLVINILKSHQDILADKDSEIVYELVYSSHRGVAQAAAEFLNERLFRMDPNAPAVYTKRGKQRLPNTPLMRDLVQFFIESELHEHGAYLVDSIIDSNPMIKDWECYTDLLLEEPGQFEEMLDNKQESTLIEIMVSAVRQSATGEPPVGRGSSRKMTLSAKEIKQVQDDKQRLTEHFIQTLPLLLHKYSADAEKLTNLLAIPQYFDIELFTTTRQEANLQALLDKMTHVMSTHVDREVLETCAKTLEFLCTDGSAIYARCDLVRSNVIDECVNRYKEAIDDYRNVIAGDEIPNEDEVYNVNISLKKVSTLFSSHNLNPWNLFDSLYQDIEERLAGKSGDTGIPKEALVYCIEACFFSINWGLYHLETAMDRSQVPQEAHELSRNLHKYLNACNHLVQYDRESAIQEAAFMSICDLLVVFSDQLRGHADENIQSLVYAPNEEQQQLLNEFVQTTVFATEQEEGLDETRIEELHKRRSFLAAYCKLIVYNILPIKAAADIFKHYLRHYDEYGDIIKATLGKTREINKVNCSMTMCLSLVKMFKELQELSPDGRVSRTSQEFQDLKELAKRFALSFGLDAVKNREAITVFHRAGIHFAVTSTNEELDDPSAAPPCIAFLEVLTELTNKLIKQDKKLILAFLDRRLKAGIPSSRSEDWQPLVTYRNSLLHGETDQLPAVTAKRAYTRKKKDTDHDDEDEHDDEDDNDYIG, encoded by the exons ATGCATCGCCGCGGTGGAAAACGAATTCGAATGAATGACCCTCCGGTGGAGTACGAAGAAACGGAGCAGCTGTATCAAAA TGAACCGCTGAACGAAAGCTGGTCCTCGGGCGGACACGATGACGGTGCACACGCGGAAGAGTCGGGCGAACCGTCCCGCGGCAGGATGACGCGTCTGCGGGCTCGCGGAGGTGTGCCGCTGAAAGCACCCATCATcgaggacgatgatgatgatgattttttcggcaaggagcagcagcagaaaaagcgCAAGGCACCGCGCAAGCCGCGCGAAACGGTCCCGAAGGAGCACCACGAGCGGCCGCCCCGCGTGTACCGCGAGCGGGAGGAGCGCGAGGAGCGTGTCGTCGTGACGGATCGCGAAAGTACGACCGACGAATCGAGCCTGTACTACATCCTGCGCCACTCGAAGTCACCGATCGCCACGATTGTGGACGATTGGATCGAGCGGTACAAGGCGGACAAAGATTCGGCCCTGATTGCGCTGATGAACTTCTTCGTGCACGCGAGCGGCTGCAAGGGCAAGATTACGCCCGAAATGCAGCAGGGCATGGAGCACTCGGGCATCATCCGCAAGATGACGGAGGAGTTCGACGAGGACAGCCACGAGTACCCGCTGATGATGTCGGGGCAGCAGTGGAAAAAGTTCAAGATGAACTTCTGCGACTTTGTGCAGACGCTGGTGAAGCAGTGCCAGTACTCGATCATCTACGACCAGTTTCTGATGGACAATGTGATTTCGCTGCTGACCGGGCTGTCGGATTCGCAGGTGCGAGCGTTCCGCCACACGGCCACGCTGGCCGCGATGAAGCTGATGACGGCGCTGGTCGATGTGGCGCTGCTCGTCTCGGTACAGTTCGATATGGCCGCGCGCCAGTACGAGACGGAGCGGACGAAACCGCGCGACAAGCGGGCGGCCGACCGGCTGGAGTCGCTGATGGCCCGCCGCAGCGAGCTGGAGGAAAACATGGACGAAATCAAGAACATGCTGACGTACATGTTCAAGTCGGTGTTTGTGCATCGGTACCGCGACACGCTGCCCGACATCCGTGCCATCTGCATGTCGGAGATTGGCATCTGGATGATGAAGTTTTCGTCCAACTTTTTGGACGACTCGTACCTGAAGTACATCGGCTGGACGCTGCACGATAAGGTGGGCGATGTACGGCTGAAGTGTCTGCAggcgctgctgccgctgtacGAGAACGAGGAGCTCAAGGGAAAGCTGGAGCTGTTTACGTCTAAATTCAAGGATCGTATCGTGGCCATGACGCTCGACAAAGAGTACGAGGCGGCCGTGCACGCGGTGAAGCTGGTCATAAACATTCTCAA GAGTCATCAAGATATTTTGGCGGATAAGGACAGTGAAATCGTGTACGAGCTGGTGTACTCATCGCACCGTGGTGTCGCTCAAGCGGCGGCCGAGTTTCTGAACGAACGTCTGTTCCGGATGGATCCGAACGCGCCGGCTGTGTACACAAAGCGAGGCAAGCAGCGTCTTCCCAACACACCGCTCATGCGCGATTTGGTGCAGTTCTTCATCGAGTCGGAGCTGCACGAGCATGGTGCGTACCTGGTCGACTCCATCATCGACAGCAATCCGATGATTAAGGACTGGGAATGCTACACCGATCTGCTGCTCGAGGAGCCGGGTCAGTTTGAGGAGATGCTGGACAACAAGCAGGAGTCAACGCTGATCGAAATCATGGTCAGTGCGGTGCGCCAATCGGCCACGGGCGAACCACCGGTTGGACGGGGCAGCAGTCGCAAGATGACGCTGAGCGCGAAGGAAATCAAGCAGGTGCAGGACGATAAGCAGCGCTTGACGGAACACTTTATCCAAacgctgccactgctgctgcacaagtaCAGCGCCGATGCGGAGAAGCTCACCAACCTGCTGGCCATTCCGCAGTACTTCGACATTGAGCTGTTCACCACCACCCGGCAGGAGGCGAATCTGCAGGCTTTGCTGGACAAAATGACACACGTCATGTCGACGCACGTCGACCGGGAGGTGCTGGAGACGTGTGCCAAAACGCTCGAGTTCCTGTGCACCGATGGTAGCGCTATCTATGCCCGGTGCGATCTGGTGCGCTCGAACGTGATCGATGAGTGCGTCAACCGGTACAAGGAAGCGATCGATGACTACCGTAACGTGATCGCTGGCGATGAGATACCGAACGAGGACGAGGTGTACAATGTGAACATCTCGCTGAAGAAGGTCTCGACGCTGTTCTCGTCCCACAATCTGAACCCGTGGAATCTGTTCGACTCGCTGTACCAGGACATTGAGGAGCGGCTGGCGGGGAAGTCCGGCGACACGGGCATACCCAAGGAAGCGCTCGTTTACTGCATCGAGGCGTGCTTTTTCTCCATCAACTGGGGGCTGTACCATCTCGAGACGGCGATGGACCGGTCGCAGGTGCCACAGGAAGCTCACGAGCTGAGCCGCAACCTGCACAAGTACCTGAATGCCTGCAATCATCTCGTGCAGTACGATCGGGAGTCGGCGATACAGGAGGCCGCCTTCATGTCGATCTGCGATCTGCTGGTGGTCTTCTCGGACCAGCTGCGGGGCCACGCGGACGAAAACATACAGTCGCTGGTGTACGCGCCGaacgaggagcagcagcagctgctgaacGAGTTCGTGCAGACGACGGTCTTTGCCACGGAGCAGGAGGAGGGCCTCGACGAGACGCGCATCGAGGAGCTGCACAAACGGCGCAGCTTTCTCGCTGCCTACTGCAAGCTGATCGTGTACAACATTCTTCCCATCAAGGCAGCGGCAGACATCTTTAAGCACTATCTGCGG CACTACGATGAGTACGGCGATATCATCAAGGCGACGCTGGGCAAGACGCGCGAAATCAACAAAGTCAACTGCTCGATGACCATGTGTCTGAGTCTGGTGAAGATGTTCAAGGAGCTGCAGGAACTGTCTCCCGACGGACGGGTGTCCCGAACGTCGCAGGAATTCCAGGACCTGAAAGAGTTGGCCAAGAGGTTCGCACTGTCGTTCGGGTTGGATGCGGTGAAAAATCGGGAAGCAATTACCGTGTTTCACCGAGCGGGCATCCATTTCGCGGTCACCTCGACGAACGAGGAACTGGACGATCCTTCAGCCGCACCGCCGTGCATCGCGTTTCTGGAAGTGTTGACCGAGCTGACGAACAAACTGATCAAACAGGACAAAAAGCTTAT TCTCGCTTTCCTCGACCGTCGCCTGAAGGCCGGTATTCCGTCGAGCCGCTCAGAGGACTGGCAACCGTTGGTAACGTATCGCAATTCGCTCCTGCACGGCGAGACCGATCAACTGCCGGCGGTCACGGCAAAGCGTGCGTACACCAGAAAGAAGAAGGACaccgaccacgacgacgaggacgagcatgatgatgaggatgataaCGATTACATCGGTTAG
- the LOC120908469 gene encoding alanine--tRNA ligase, mitochondrial yields the protein MAFRLCFTSRVLSRHHLVRQPTNPVRYVSVGRAGPSSLEIRRQFIDYFTVKHNHRLIRSSSLIPFNDSTIAFVNAGMNQFKSVFLGTAERPCQRAVNSQKCVRVGGKHNDLSVVGTDSYHHTFFEMLGNWSFGDYFKREACEMAWDLLRNVYRIDTDRVYVTYFGGDAKLNLPADEECRQIWLSLGVPSERVLPFGARDNFWEMGNSGPCGPCTEIHLDLSGEYRNTKARQHLVNAGVPDLTEIWNIVFIQYNRSLEDGTIRNLPQRHVDTGMGLERLVAHLQHKQSNYDTDLFEPIFHRIQKATKKEPYRGSFLSTDSHYELDTAYRIMADHSRMITACLADGMFPSQNHKLRRIIRKSLALATRTFNHPQLLRETVPCVVEILGTVYPEMGRNLPTVLQIIEHEQHLYSALRTKRSAETNALLQQFPQLEESEALEHPGLADAIKELAQTKPTHLNGAHIHKLYDTYGLDEELLVKLGEMMHFSLDFRDYERYVRVLKDGHKHELATKLQTRLSAYENLRESLDSATLKPTRAERRYNYAFNADKGTYEVAPCRARVSLLLEDEARDQWHIVTDQSNFYCESGGQQSDTGRLTVEAGGSAGGQTFEVTGVTDHNGFVMHSIKRQPNVALSVGDTVVLQVDANRRTQLTLHHTATHLLNAVVRKVVALPMCQRSSSVSERHFRLELAISGEKLTLEQIAAIETEIRTIINRNEPIGVTVCNAADLDLATVTIVPGETYPDRGLRVVSIGDVSRELCCGTHATRTGELQDVAITNVTQSKNGCFTFHAVAGPAAKKVHYLGAQIQNDVSQLQQDAEQNEKQEDITIIETRMQRLKNVLLTGTDNNIHLPYCVRQRCLDVINALYQKLKDRSRESLRELIDIEMRNLMEQRPASSDPFIVHFLECSIILEEVQLSKATRYCTDRPILVVSITDNQVKARATVPPAMVSERCNAERWLAVVAQLFKAQTAAPKGQRAAEVCNMKARKVKIMDFEPTLESALRAAKTYAMEHFH from the exons ATGGCCTTCCGACTGTGTTTCACCTCGCGAGTGCTGTCCCGGCACCACCTTGTCCGCCAGCCCACCAACCCAGTGCGCTATGTTTCGGTGGGCCGCGCCGGACCCAGTTCGCTCGAGATCCGGCGCCAGTTCATAGACTACTTTACCGTGAAGCACAACCATCGGTTGATACGTTCCAGCTCGCTGATTCCGTTCAACGACAGCACGATAGCGTTCGTGAATGCCGGCATGAATCAGTTCAAAAGCGTGTTCCTCGGCACGGCCGAGCGGCCCTGCCAGCGGGCGGTCAATTCGCAGAAATGCGTCCGTGTCGGGGGCAAACATAACGACCTGTCCGTGGTGggcaccgacagctaccatcACACATTCTTCGAGATGCTGGGCAACTGGTCGTTCGGGGACTATTTCAAGCGGGAAGCGTGCGAAATGGCCTGGGACCTGCTCCGGAACGTGTATCGCATCGATACGGACCGCGTGTACGTGACTTACTTTGGGGGCGATGCAAAGCTGAATCTTCCGGCGGACGAAGAGTGTCGGCAAATTTGGCTGAGCTTAGG AGTTCCATCGGAACGCGTCCTTCCCTTCGGTGCGCGGGATAATTTCTGGGAGATGGGCAACTCCGGCCCCTGTGGGCCGTGCACGGAAATACATCTGGACCTGTCGGGCGAGTATAGAAACACAAAGGCCAGGCAGCACCTGGTAAACGCCGGTGTGCCGGATCTGACCGAGATTTGGAACATCGTGTTCATTCAATACAACCGTTCGCTTGAAGATGGCACGATTCGCAACTTGCCCCAGCGTCACGTGGACACGGGCATGGGGTTGGAAAGATTGGTTGCGCATCTGCAGCACAAGCAGAGCAACTACGATACCGATCTGTTCGAGCCAATCTTCCACCGTATACAGAAG GCAACGAAAAAGGAACCGTATCGCGGAAGCTTCCTCAGTACCGATAGCCACTACGAACTGGACACTGCCTACCGAATTATGGCCGATCATAGTCGCATGATTACGGCCTGCTTAGCCGATGGAATGTTTCCCTCACAAAA CCACAAACTGCGACGCATTATACGCAAATCACTTGCACTAGCTACGCGTACCTTTAACCACCCGCAGCTGCTACGCGAAACCGTCCCGTGCGTGGTGGAAATCTTAGGCACCGTGTACCCCGAGATGGGCCGCAACCTGCCGACCGTGCTGCAAATAATCGAACACGAGCAGCACCTGTACAGTGCGCTGCGCACGAAACGTTCCGCCGAAACGAACGCACTGCTGCAACAGTTCCCCCAGCTAGAGGAATCGGAAGCGCTGGAACATCCCGGGCTCGCCGATGCCATTAAGGAGCTGGCACAAACGAAGCCAACCCATCTGAACGGtgcgcacatacacaaactCTACGACACGTACGGGCTGGACGAGGAGCTGCTGGTGAAGCTCGGGGAGATGATGCACTTTTCGCTCGACTTCCGAGACTACGAACGGTACGTGCGCGTGCTCAAGGACGGTCACAAGCACGAGCTGGCGACGAAGCTACAGACACGCCTTTCGGCGTACGAAAATCTCAGGGAATCGCTCGACAGCGCCACGCTAAAGCCGACCCGTGCCGAACGGAGGTATAATTATGCATTTAACGCGGACAAGGGCACGTACGAGGTGGCACCGTGCAGGGCGCGCGTTAGCCTCCTGCTGGAAGATGAAGCCCGCGACCAGTGGCACATCGTGACGGATCAGAGCAATTTTTACTGCGAATCGGGCGGCCAGCAGAGCGACACGGGACGGCTAACGGTTGAAGCGGGTGGTTCCGCCGGTGGACAAACATTCGAAGTAACCGGTGTGACGGATCACAACGGTTTCGTGATGCACTCGATCAAGAGGCAACCGAACGTGGCCCTCTCCGTTGGAGACACCGTGGTGCTGCAGGTGGACGCAAACCGACGGACGCAGCTAACGCTCCACCACACGGCAACGCATCTGTTGAACGCAGTCGTCCGCAAAGTGGTCGCCCTGCCAATGTGTCAACGGTCGAGTTCGGTTTCCGAGCGCCACTTCCGGCTGGAGCTTGCCATCAGCGGCGAAAAACTCACGCTCGAACAGATAGCAGCGATCGAAACGGAAATACGCACGATAATCAACCGAAACGAACCGATCGGCGTGACAGTGTGCAATGCAGCCGATCTCGATCTCGCCACCGTCACCATCGTGCCGGGAGAAACGTATCCCGACCGAGGCCTGCGGGTCGTTTCGATCGGTGACGTATCGCGGGAGCTTTGCTGCGGAACGCACGCCACCCGCACGGGCGAGCTGCAGGATGTGGCCATCACCAATGTGACGCAGTCGAAGAATGGTTGCTTTACGTTTCACGCGGTCGCCGGACCGGCGGCAAAGAAGGTACACTACCTCGGCGCACAAATCCAGAACGACGTTAGCCAGCTGCAGCAGGATGCGGAGCAGAATGAAAAGCAGGAGGACATTACGATCATCGAGACGCGCATGCAGCGGCTTAAAAATGTGCTGCTGACTGGGACGGACAACAACATCCATCTGCCGTACTGTGTCCGGCAGCGCTGTCTCGACGTAATTAATGCGTTGTACCAGAAGCTGAAGGATCGGTCGCGCGAATCGCTCCGCGAGTTGATCGACATTGAGATGCGTAATCTGATGGAGCAGAGGCCGGCAAGCAGTGATCCGTTTATCGTTCATTTTCTCGAGTGTTCCATCATCCTGGAGGAGGTGCAGCTAAGCAAAGCGACCCGCTACTGCACGGATCGTCCGATTCTGGTTGTAAGCATTACGGACAATCAGGTGAAGGCGCGCGCAACGGTCCCACCGGCAATGGTTAGCGAACGGTGCAATGCGGAGCGATGGCTGGCGGTGGTAGCGCAACTGTTTAAAGCACAAACGGCCGCCCCGAAGGGACAGCGGGCGGCCGAGGTGTGCAACATGAAGGCACGCAAGGTGAAGATTATGGACTTCGAGCCCACGCTCGAGAGTGCGCTGCGTGCGGCAAAGACTTACGCAATGGAACATTTCCATTAG
- the LOC120908470 gene encoding elongation factor Tu, mitochondrial yields MSTYLALRALLNPIARKTVAQILCAGNGLNVVRRASPAIRTVPVRFYAEKEVFKRDKPHCNVGTIGHVDHGKTTLTAAITKVLADKDLAESKKYTDIDNAPEEKARGITINVAHIEYQTENRHYGHTDCPGHADYIKNMITGTAQMDGAILVVAATDGAMPQTREHLLLAKQIGVNHIVVFINKVDAADQEMVDLVEMEIRELMSEMGFDGDNVPVIKGSALCALEGREPEIGANAVMKLLEEVDKYVPTPVRELDKPFLLPVESVHSIPGRGTVVTGRLERGTLKKGQECEFVGYNKVIKSTITGIEMFHKILEEAHAGDQLGALVRGIKRDDIKRGMVMCKPGTMKANDNFEAQVYILSKDEGGRHKPFTSFIQLQMFSRTWDCATQVQIPGKDMIMPGEDAKLQLRLMRPMVLEQGQRFTLRDGHITLGTGVVTKLLSPLSEKERLALTEGKKAREKAASGKA; encoded by the exons GCCGTGCGTCGCCGGCCATCCGCACCGTGCCGGTCCGGTTCTACGCCGAGAAGGAAGTGTTCAAGCGCGACAAACCGCACTGCAATGTCGGCACGATCGGGCACGTCGATCACGGCAAGACGACGCTGACCGCAGCCATCACGAAGGTGCTGGCCGACAAGGATCTGGCGGAGAGCAAAAAGTACACCGACATCGACAACGCGCCGGAGGAGAAGGCGCGCGGCATTACGATCAACGTCGCTCACATCGAGTACCAGACGGAGAACCGGCACTACGGCCACACAGACTGTCCGGGGCATGCGGATTACATCAAGAACATGATCACCGGCACGGCCCAGATGGACGGTGCGATCCTGGTGGTGGCCGCGACGGACGGCGCTATGCCGCAGACGCGCGAACACTTGCTGCTGGCGAAACAGATCGGCGTCAATCACATCGTGGTGTTCATCAACAAGGTGGACGCGGCCGACCAGGAGATGGTCGATCTGGTGGAGATGGAGATCCGCGAGCTGATGTCGGAGATGGGCTTCGACGGTGATAATGTGCCGGTGATCAAGGGTTCGGCCCTGTGCGCACTGGAGGGCCGGGAGCCCGAGATCGGTGCGAATGCGGTGATGAAGCTGCTCGAGGAGGTGGACAAGTACGTGCCGACGCCGGTGCGCGAGCTGGACAAACCATTCCTGCTGCCGGTCGAGTCGGTGCACAGCATTCCCGGCCGTGGTACGGTCGTGACGGGCCGGCTGGAGCGCGGCACGCTTAAGAAGGGTCAGGAGTGTGAATTTGTCGGTTACAATAAG GTCATTAAGTCCACCATCACCGGTATCGAGATGTTCCACAAAATCCTCGAGGAGGCACACGCCGGCGATCAGCTCGGTGCGCTGGTGCGCGGCATCAAGCGCGACGACATCAAGCGCGGCATGGTGATGTGCAAGCCGGGCACGATGAAGGCGAACGATAACTTCGAGGCGCAGGTGTACATTCTCAGCAAGGACGAGGGCGGCCGCCACAAGCCGTTCACCAGCTTCATCCAGCTGCAGATGTTCTCGCGCACGTGGGATTGCGCGACGCAGGTGCAGATCCCCGGCAAGGACATGATCATGCCGGGCGAGGACGCCAAGCTGCAGCTGCGACTGATGCGGCCAATGGTGCTGGAACAGGGCCAGCGGTTTACGCTGCGCGACGGACACATTACGCTCGGTACGGGTGTGGTGACGAAGCTGCTTTCGCCCCTGTCCGAGAAGGAGCGGCTGGCGCTGACCGAGGGCAAGAAGGCGCGCGAGAAAGCTGCCAGCGGTAAGGCGTAA